In Trifolium pratense cultivar HEN17-A07 linkage group LG7, ARS_RC_1.1, whole genome shotgun sequence, a genomic segment contains:
- the LOC123895064 gene encoding phosphoenolpyruvate carboxylase, whose protein sequence is MANKMEKMASIDAQLRQLVPAKVSEDDKLIEYDALLLDRFLDILQDLHGEDLKDSVQEVYELSAEYERKHDPKKLEELGNLITSLDAGDSIVVAKSFSHMLNLANLAEEVQIAHRRRNKLKKGDFRDESNATTESDIEETLKRLVFNMKKSPQEVFDALKNQTVDLVLTAHPTQSVRRSLLQKHARVRNCLSQLYAKDITPDDKQELDEALQREIQAAFRTDEIKRTPPTPQDEMRAGMSYFHETIWKGVPKFLRRVDTALKNIGINERVPYNAPLIQFSSWMGGDRDGNPRVTPEVTRDVCLLARMMAANLYYSQIEDLMFELSMWRCNDELRDRAEELHRNSKKDEVAKHYIEFWKKIPLNEPYRVILGDVRDKLYRTRERSRYLLAHGYSEIPEEATFTDVDEFLEPLELCYRSLCACGDRAIADGSLLDFLRQVSTFGLSLVRLDIRQESDRHTDVMDAITKHLEIGSYQEWSEEKRQEWLLSELVGKRPLFGPDLPQTDEIREVLETFHVIAELPSDNFGAYIISMATAPSDVLAVELLQRECKIKNPLRVVPLFEKLADLESAPAALARLFSIDWYINRINGKQEVMIGYSDSGKDAGRFSAAWQLYKAQEDLISVAQKFGVKLTMFHGRGGTVGRGGGPTHLAILSQPPDTIHGSLRVTVQGEVIEQSFGEEHLCFRTLQRFTAATLEHGMRPPSSPKPEWRALMDQMAVIATEEYRSIVFKEPRFVEYFRLATPEMEYGRMNIGSRPAKRRPSGGIETLRAIPWIFAWTQTRFHLPVWLGFGAAFKQVVAKDVKNLHMLQEMYNQWPFFRVTIDLVEMVFAKGDPGIAALNDRLLVSQDLWPFGEQLRSKYEETKKLLLQVATHKEVLEGDPYLKQRLRLRDSYITTLNVFQAYTLKRIRDPNYKVEVRPRVSKESAETSKSADELVTLNPTSEYAPGLEDTLILTMKGIAAGMQNTG, encoded by the exons ATGGCAAACAAAATGGAAAAAATGGCATCAATTGATGCACAGCTTAGACAATTAGTACCAGCAAAAGTTAGTGAAGATGATAAACTTATTGAGTATGATGCTTTGTTGTTGGATCGGTTTCTTGATATTCTTCAGGATTTACATGGAGAGGATCTGAAAGATTCT GTTCAAGAAGTGTATGAACTTTCTGCGGAGTACGAAAGAAAGCATGATCCTAAGAAACTTGAAGAACTTGGAAATTTGATAACAAGTTTAGATGCAGGAGATTCAATTGTTGTTGCCAAGTCCTTTTCACACATGCTTAACTTGGCCAACTTAGCTGAAGAGGTTCAGATTGCTCATCGCCGAAGGAACAAGTTGAAGAAAGGTGATTTTAGGGATGAGAGCAATGCAACTACCGAATCAGACATCGAAGAAACTCTCAAGAGACTTGTGTTTAACATGAAGAAATCTCCTCAGGAAGTTTTTGATGCATTGAAGAACCAGACCGTTGATCTGGTTCTTACTGCTCATCCTACTCAGTCAGTTCGTCGATCTTTGCTTCAAAAGCATGCAAG GGTAAGGAACTGTTTATCACAATTGTATGCTAAAGACATCACTCCTGATGATAAGCAAGAGCTCGATGAAGCTCTCCAGAGGGAG atccaagctgcATTCCGTACCGATGAAATCAAGAGGACTCCTCCAACACCACAAGATGAGATGAGAGCAGGGATGAGTTACTTCCATGAAACAATTTGGAAGGGTGTCCCTAAATTTCTTCGCCGTGTTGATACTGCGTTGAAGAACATAGGGATTAACGAACGTGTTCCCTATAATGCTCCTCTTATTCAGTTTTCTTCTTGGATGGGGGGTGATCGTGATG GTAATCCGAGAGTGACTCCGGAAGTGACGAGAGATGTTTGCTTACTAGCTAGAATGATGGCTGCAAATTTGTATTATTCTCAGATTGAAGATCTTATGTTTGAA CTGTCTATGTGGCGTTGCAATGATGAGCTACGTGATCGTGCGGAAGAACTTCACAGGAATTCCAAGAAAGATGAAGTTGCAAAACACTACATAG AGTTTTGGAAAAAAATTCCTTTGAATGAACCGTACCGTGTTATACTCGGTGATGTAAGGGACAAGCTCTATCGTACTCGTGAGAGGTCTCGTTATCTTCTAGCTCATGGCTATTCTGAAATTCCTGAAGAAGCCACATTCACCGATGTTGATGAG TTCTTGGAACCTCTTGAACTATGCTACAGATCACTCTGTGCTTGTGGTGATCGTGCGATTGCTGATGGAAGCCTTCTTGATTTCTTGAGGCAAGTTTCCACTTTTGGACTGTCGCTGGTAAGACTTGATATTAGGCAAGAGTCAGATCGCCACACGGACGTGATGGACGCCATTACCAAACATTTGGAAATTGGATCCTACCAAGAATGGTCTGAAGAAAAAAGACAGGAATGGCTTTTGTCTGAGTTGGTTGGCAAAAGGCCACTTTTTGGACCTGACCTACCTCAAACTGATGAAATTAGAGAAGTTTTAGAGACATTTCATGTCATAGCAGAACTTCCATCAGACAACTTTGGAGCCTATATCATTTCGATGGCAACTGCCCCATCTGATGTGCTAGCGGTTGAACTTCTTCAACGTGAATGCAAAATCAAGAATCCGTTAAGAGTTGTTCCATTGTTTGAGAAACTTGCTGATCTTGAGTCTGCTCCTGCTGCCTTGGCTCGGTTGTTCTCGATAGATTGGTACATAAACCGGATCAATGGGAAGCAAGAAGTTATGATTGGATATTCTGATTCAGGTAAAGATGCTGGAAGGTTTTCTGCAGCATGGCAGCTATATAAGGCTCAGGAGGACCTCATAAGCGTTGCTCAGAAATTCGGTGTTAAGCTAACAATGTTCCACGGTCGTGGTGGAACTGTTGGAAGAGGAGGTGGACCTACTCATCTTGCTATCTTGTCTCAACCACCAGACACAATTCATGGATCGCTTCGTGTGACGGTTCAAGGTGAAGTTATTGAACAGTCGTTCGGAGAGGAACACTTGTGCTTTAGAACACTGCAACGTTTCACTGCTGCCACTCTAGAACACGGAATGCGTCCCCCAAGTTCTCCAAAACCAGAATGGCGTGCATTGATGGACCAGATGGCTGTCATTGCTACTGAGGAGTACCGTTCAATTGTGTTCAAGGAACCACGTTTTGTTGAGTATTTCCGTCTG GCTACACCAGAGATGGAGTACGGAAGGATGAACATTGGAAGTCGACCGGCAAAGAGAAGGCCTAGCGGAGGCATCGAAACACTGCGTGCGATACCATGGATTTTTGCATGGACACAGACAAGATTTCATCTTCCAGTATGGCTAGGTTTCGGAGCAGCTTTTAAACAAGTTGTTGCGAAGGATGTTAAGAATCTTCATATGCTGCAAGAGATGTACAATCAATGGCCTTTCTTTAGGGTCACTATTGATTTAGTTGAAATGGTGTTTGCTAAGGGTGACCCTGGTATTGCAGCACTGAATGATAGGCTCCTAGTTTCACAGGATCTATGGCCATTTGGTGAACAGTTGAGAAGCAAGTACGAAGAAACTAAGAAACTCCTACTTCAG GTGGCTACACACAAGGAAGTTCTTGAAGGAGATCCCTACTTGAAACAAAGACTCAGACTCCGTGATTCATACATTACAACCCTTAACGTTTTCCAAGCTTACACATTGAAACGGATCCGGGATCCAAACTATAAGGTGGAGGTACGCCCCCGCGTATCGAAAGAGTCTGCTGAAACAAGTAAATCGGCCGATGAACTTGTAACATTGAATCCAACAAGTGAATATGCTCCTGGTTTGGAAGACACACTCATTCTCACCATGAAGGGTATTGCTGCTGGCATGCAGAACACTGGTTAA